In one Drosophila gunungcola strain Sukarami chromosome 2R unlocalized genomic scaffold, Dgunungcola_SK_2 000004F, whole genome shotgun sequence genomic region, the following are encoded:
- the LOC128254382 gene encoding uncharacterized protein LOC128254382 — protein sequence MSCLKLFFSLLILERCLERAAETTEEEVTWPEDVTEATLDIEITWPDELPVTVTIPPTFRTARTMDHLDALRDEDEFFEKPHKLDILEFDSLEVGHRVIHPVGEMIALKRKPLPEEKLIKQPFYFGCCHNSTNVGCAGVCPETCEYRSKYCVPLCGPPCRCKHGFVYNIARRACNLRSDCPKGVVQSKNGIYRVFL from the coding sequence ATGTCATGTCTTAAgctatttttttctttactaaTCTTAGAAAGATGTTTGGAAAGGGCAGCGGAAACCACCGAGGAGGAAGTGACCTGGCCCGAAGACGTTACAGAGGCCACCCTAGATATTGAGATTACCTGGCCGGATGAACTTCCAGTGACCGTAACTATTCCGCCCACTTTTCGCACCGCTCGTACGATGGATCACTTGGATGCCTTGCGAGATGAAGACGAGTTCTTTGAAAAGCCACATAAGTTGGATATTTTGGAGTTTGATAGCCTGGAGGTGGGACACCGCGTCATTCATCCGGTGGGCGAAATGATAGCCCTAAAAAGGAAGCCACTTCCCGAGGAGAAGCTGATCAAGCAGCCCTTCTACTTCGGCTGCTGTCACAATTCCACCAATGTGGGATGTGCGGGCGTTTGTCCGGAGACCTGCGAGTACCGCTCCAAGTACTGTGTACCGCTATGCGGGCCGCCCTGCCGCTGTAAGCACGGATTTGTCTACAATATTGCCCGGCGGGCCTGCAACCTGCGCTCCGACTGCCCCAAAGGAGTGGTACAGAGCAAGAATGGGATCTACAGGGTGTTTTTGTGA
- the LOC128254383 gene encoding accessory gland protein Acp62F has product MIWFKLLCLLLLPAFLIKSVMSTGFAQEHILNHEVDPDPDRVKYIWNPFPGFCGENATMMRCAGVCPETCAFKSLKCPSFCGVNCVCKPDYVFDEKLQLCILKSDCSPDIKQKIVQTYRVFQ; this is encoded by the coding sequence ATGATTTGGTTTAAGCTTCTCtgtttgctgctgttgccagcgtttttaataaaatcagtgATGTCAACTGGCTTTGCACAGGAACACATTCTCAACCATGAGGTGGACCCGGACCCGGATCGCGTCAAGTACATTTGGAATCCGTTTCCGGGCTTCTGCGGCGAGAATGCCACCATGATGCGGTGCGCTGGAGTCTGTCCCGAAACCTGCGCCTTCAAATCGCTCAAGTGCCCCAGTTTCTGCGGTGTGAATTGCGTATGCAAACCGGACTATGTCTTTGATGAAAAACTGCAGCTGTGCATCTTGAAATCTGACTGCTCTCCGGatataaaacagaaaattgtGCAAACTTATCGTGTTTTTCAATAG
- the LOC128254000 gene encoding accessory gland protein Acp53Ea-like produces the protein MAIHFKISFYYLPKFLNMRSNQLIFTTFSMILLASLVPFNVAQKIDLDKLSSCAEVAIKAGNSLASKSIPSIRKLATCVKFTPLKTKNLDIVALALLGYQFLQKVIGNQKCLLSCLKESYEMVSPHLNKIVQMKCLSF, from the exons atggcgattcatttcaaaatatctttttattatttgcccAAGTTCCTAAACATGAGGTCCAACCAACTCATCTTCACCACCTTCAGCATGATT ctgcTGGCATCCCTGGTGCCATTTAATGTGGCACAAAAAATCGATCTCGACAAGCTTAGCAGTTGCGCTGAAGTGGCAATCAAAGCTGGCAATTCCTTGGCCTCAAAATCTATACCAAGCATCAGAAAACTCGCAACCTGTGTTAAATTTACTCCTTTGAAGACCAAGAATCTCGATATTGTTGCGCTGGCGCTCCTGGGCTATCAATTCCTGCAAAAGGTTATTGGCAACCAGAAATGTCTCTTGAGCTGCTTAAAGGAATCGTACGAAATGGTATCGCCACATTTGAACAAGATTGTTCAAATGAAGTGTTTGTCATTCTAA
- the LOC128253809 gene encoding uncharacterized protein LOC128253809, with translation MFDSKIRVPKYDSEAFDNVEYELQMTYTLETDRRIMSFYDAMWGMEVSGGIDQFEPLTILNVSPTGLAKRGGMRVGDEITQINDVPALEMTFNEALQMFRKNSHYVRVYVRGDDDAPGEEDWTCDCWFKPRKPWRRDFTPIQWTFPWNDRRKPVYKESNCFMVPSKMEEKIRARRAATSAVHKKEELAPHTRSLTPTPRPKNQPGPNLLETVLRPRGPPPRD, from the exons ATGTTCGACTCAAAGATTAGGGTGCCCAAGTACGACTCGGAGGCGTTCGACAATGTCGAGTACGAGCTGCAGATGACGTACACTTTGGAGACGGATCGCCGGATTATGAGCTTCTACGATGCGATGTGGGGCATGGAGGTGTCCGGCGGCATTGACCAATTCGAGCCGCTGACTATACTAAATGTTTCCCCCACCGGATTGGCTAAAAGGGGAGGAATGCGGGTGGGCGACGAGATCACGCAAATCAACGATGTGCCTGCCTTGGAGATGACTTTCAACGAAGCCCTGCAAATGTTCCGCAAGAACTCGCATTACGTTCGCGTTTATGTGAGGGG CGATGACGATGCGCCTGGCGAGGAGGACTGGACCTGCGATTGCTGGTTCAAGCCCAGGAAGCCCTGGCGTCGCGATTTCACACCCATTCAGTGGACCTTCCCCTGGAACGATCGTCGCAAGCCCGTGTACAAAGAGTCCAACTGCTTCATGGTGCCCAGCAAAATGGAGGAGAAGATTCGGGCCAGACGTGCCGCCACCTCGGCTGTTCACAAAAAAGAGGAGCTGGCTCCACACACTCGCTCCCTGACGCCCACGCCCAGGCCCAAGAATCAGCCGGGTCCCAATCTTCTGGAGACTGTGCTCCGACCACGAGGACCTCCGCCAAGGGATTAG
- the LOC128254054 gene encoding uncharacterized protein LOC128254054, with translation MRFSILVAALFCQILLQAHGFDHDHAYRTCEGKVYYDCYDFCRRGCSETMGRCVHRCLNGCGCVAGSIIRNNGGCKRVIKCTSDDQDSASMENQDYSGQYVTDWWEEMQPMLETALKKAVPALLEGTSNRGRANDIPPGESIEWSRDVEPVLLPALNQHPGLEKILEKRR, from the coding sequence ATGAGGTTTAGCATTTTAGTGGCTGCTCTCTTCTGTCAGATTCTGCTGCAAGCCCATGGTTTTGACCATGATCACGCCTACAGGACCTGCGAAGGTAAAGTCTACTACGATTGCTACGACTTCTGCCGCAGGGGCTGCTCCGAAACCATGGGCAGGTGTGTGCATCGCTGCCTGAATGGATGCGGATGTGTTGCGGGCTCAATCATACGCAACAACGGGGGCTGCAAGAGGGTGATAAAGTGCACCAGTGATGATCAAGACTCTGCTTCGATGGAAAATCAAGACTATTCGGGGCAATACGTGACAGATTGGTGGGAGGAGATGCAGCCTATGCTTGaaactgcattaaaaaaagCAGTTCCGGCTTTATTGGAAGGTACTTCGAATCGAGGCCGGGCTAATGATATTCCCCCCGGGGAATCGATCGAGTGGAGTAGGGATGTGGAGCCTGTTCTGCTACCTGCCCTCAATCAGCACCCGGGCTTGGAAAAAATACTGGAAAAACGACGCTAG
- the LOC128253993 gene encoding serine protease inhibitor 88Ea-like, translating to MKYPQWLNLIVLLLFLGSGISSPSLTTQLIHKWVSGPKHIPPGVLICHPVVLTALETLSVLTDGETHKEFNGLYVRPLRNISESLWFNHTNTLLLRAGTEVLDSGIKAIENLATLQFIDFIYPRRSLYKFNEALKETHQSSYFPSILQRRYINWDTELISVGTATMTAHWIHNFEPKNSGLRVFHSQLDEHGGIRPVAIDFMSIVGNFLFSEFDGLQLLHLPLNHNLTLLILLSRQVIDKKSYEIPNQYNPLELLKKGKMEFVEVQMPKIEFEYRAELVPRALNGMGIRRVHQKNADFSKLTSSKIKLSSMVHATSIRIDEFGINEEPFEIAHSSPLESETEKLTFIADRPFFFSILNESQLLFSGEFLGP from the exons ATGAAAT ATCCACAATGGTTGAATCTTATCGTactgcttttatttttgggtaGTGGCATTTCAAGCCCCAGCTTAACTACCCAACTTATACACAAATGGGTATCGGGTCCCAAACATATTCCACCTGGCGTTCTCATCTGTCATCCGGTAGTGCTGACGGCTCTCGAAACCCTTTCAGTTTTGACAGATGGTGAAACCCATAAGGAGTTCAATGGCTTATATGTACGGCCACTTCGAAATATAAGTGAAAGCTTGTGGTTTAACCACACGAATACACTGCTCTTAAGAGCTGGAACTGAAGTACTCGATTCCGGAATAAAAGCCATTGAGAACCTAGCCACACTTCAGTTTATAGACTTTATCTACCCGAGACGCAGTCTGTATAAGTTCAATGAAGCCTTGAAAGAGACCCACCAGAGTTCCTATTTTCCCTCTATCCTGCAGCGACGTTATATAAATTGGGATACAGAACTGATTTCTGTTGGAACCGCCACCATGACCGCTCATTGGATCCACAATTTTGAGCCCAAAAACTCCGGATTGCGGGTTTTCCATAGCCAGCTCGATGAACACGGCGGGATACGACCGGTGGCCATTGATTTTATGTCAATAGTAGGTAACTTTCTGTTTAGTGAGTTTGATGGATTGCAACTGCTACACCTGCCGCTGAATCACAATCTCACCCTGCTCATTCTACTAAGTCGCCAGGTTATTGATAAGAAATCCTATGAGATTCCTAATCAATACAATCCTCTTGAACTattaaaaaagggaaaaatggAGTTCGTGGAGGTGCAGATGCCCAAGATCGAGTTCGAATATCGCGCCGAACTTGTGCCCAGAGCCCTCAACGGAATGGGTATTCGTCGGGTTCATCAGAAAAATGCTGACTTCAGCAAACTTACTTCTAGCAAAATTAAGCTTTCAAGCATGGTGCATGCCACATCTATTCGAATCGATGAGTTCGGCATCAACGAGGAACCTTTTGAAATTGCGCATT CTTCCCCACTGGAGTCAGAAACAGAGAAGCTGACGTTCATTGCGGATCGCCCATTCTTTTTCTCAATTCTTAACGAATCGCAGCTTCTTTTCAGTGGCGAGTTTTTAGGTCCGTAA